One part of the Lotus japonicus ecotype B-129 chromosome 2, LjGifu_v1.2 genome encodes these proteins:
- the LOC130738367 gene encoding uncharacterized protein LOC130738367, with the protein MAGYEPGKLAEDEPSLNTPLDGGEGSLDTMTNIGVHEARVVEPFDPICSDVKEISTAVIGLAGSVKAALLKFQSVDARLEEFQTIPAGMQANMVRVDKYLSMVEQPVVTKAHPKGTASAVAIKSKGNAFEAKGGTQSKGPTASAAGIKAKGIALEAKGGSQSKGTIASWNSRSLRTNVLHDAGTID; encoded by the exons ATGGCTGGATATGAACCTGGAAAGTTGGCTGAGGATGAACCTAGCCTTAATACTCCATTGGATGGAGGGGAAGGAAG CTTAGATACGATGACAAACATTGGAGTTCATGAGGCTAGGGTGGTGGAGCCTTTTGATCCAATCTGCAGTGATGTTAAAGAGATTAGCACTGCTGTTATTGGTCTTGCTGGTTCGGTGAAAGCTGCCTTGCTGAAGTTCCAAAGTGTAGACGCTCGGCTAGAGGAATTTCAAACCATCCCGGCTGGGATGCAAGCTAATATGGTCAGGGTAGACAAGTATTTGAGCATGGTTGAGCAACCAGTTGTAACAAAAGCACATCCTAAAGGGACTGCATCTGCTGTTGCTATTAAATCTAAAGGCAATGCATTTGAAGCTAAAGGTGGTACTCAGTCTAAGGGGCCAACTGCATCTGCTGCTGGTATTAAGGCGAAAGGCATTGCATTGGAGGCTAAAGGTGGTAGTCAGTCTAAGGGGACAATTGCATCTTggaattctagatcccttagaacaaatgtcctgcacgatgctgggacaatcgattag